The Nitrospira sp. genome contains a region encoding:
- a CDS encoding ABC transporter ATP-binding protein, with protein MTSLAASAPDVIVRLSGFVKRYKQHLAVNGLDFTVNRGEIYGLIGPDGAGKSSVMKAIAGVLQYEGGSAEVFGTVLDSERAAEQVKRRIGFLPQGLGLNLYPELSIEENIDFFAKLRLVPEAELSERKARLLAITRLDRFRGRLMKQLSGGMKQKLGLICTLIHEPELAILDEPTTGVDPVSRRDFWAILAEWQSVKGMTAIISTAYMDEAARFHRLSFLSHGRELASGTPADIQSLVPGLVATFESTPQLEAGVRLKRRYAQVESLGPLLHLFTPERDVDAATAGIRHALGELPMTHLRMDEPELEDVVVALLLKEQEGQAGVSGRSDQVARSATTSQFHGPAVQAKDLVRDFGSFRAVDRVSFDMKQGEIFGLLGANGAGKTTVIKMLTGIVPPTGGEGRVAGADMRTASGAIKERIGYMSQAFSLYLDLTVIENIRLFADIYGLPRRQARQRMEWIVEMAGLGGYEHDRTGRLPMGVRQRLALGCALVHSPRVLFLDEPTSGVDPIGRRRFWELLSRLAREEGVAILITTHYLNEAEHCDRLALMYAGGIVAEGTPADLKSQIEREAGQLLEIAVDKPGAALAQVAAAGFSGAALFGTKIHVLSRDPSRDEARLREVLARVGMTVAAVRPRMLSLEDVFVSRVMALERAAHKEGAP; from the coding sequence ATGACGAGCCTCGCTGCATCGGCACCGGATGTGATCGTCCGGTTGTCCGGTTTCGTCAAGCGGTACAAGCAGCATCTGGCGGTGAACGGCCTGGACTTCACCGTGAACCGAGGGGAGATCTACGGCCTTATCGGTCCGGATGGTGCGGGCAAGAGTAGCGTGATGAAGGCGATTGCCGGGGTCTTGCAATACGAAGGCGGATCCGCCGAAGTGTTCGGGACGGTCCTTGATTCCGAACGGGCGGCCGAACAGGTGAAGCGGCGGATCGGATTTCTCCCTCAAGGTTTGGGGTTGAACCTGTACCCTGAGCTTTCCATCGAAGAGAATATCGATTTCTTCGCCAAGCTGCGGCTGGTTCCCGAGGCGGAACTATCTGAACGCAAGGCGCGGTTGCTGGCCATCACACGGTTAGATCGTTTTCGTGGCCGGCTGATGAAACAACTCTCGGGCGGCATGAAGCAAAAGCTCGGCCTGATCTGCACGTTGATTCACGAGCCGGAGCTCGCCATTCTCGACGAGCCGACGACCGGCGTCGATCCGGTCTCGCGGCGCGACTTCTGGGCCATTCTGGCGGAATGGCAGTCCGTGAAGGGTATGACCGCGATCATTTCGACCGCGTACATGGATGAAGCGGCCCGCTTTCATCGATTGTCGTTTCTCTCTCATGGACGCGAGCTCGCCTCCGGCACTCCGGCGGACATCCAATCGTTGGTCCCCGGCCTGGTCGCCACCTTCGAATCGACCCCGCAATTGGAAGCGGGGGTCCGCCTGAAGCGCCGGTATGCTCAGGTGGAATCGTTGGGTCCCTTGCTGCACCTGTTCACGCCGGAGCGGGATGTGGACGCCGCCACTGCGGGGATTCGGCATGCGCTGGGGGAATTACCGATGACGCACCTCCGCATGGACGAACCGGAGCTGGAAGATGTCGTCGTGGCGCTGCTGCTGAAAGAGCAGGAGGGGCAGGCAGGGGTATCGGGACGATCGGATCAGGTTGCCCGCTCGGCGACGACGTCACAGTTTCATGGACCGGCTGTCCAGGCCAAGGACCTCGTTCGTGACTTTGGTTCATTTCGCGCTGTGGATCGGGTCAGCTTCGACATGAAACAGGGCGAAATCTTCGGACTCTTGGGGGCGAACGGCGCAGGCAAAACGACCGTCATCAAGATGCTGACGGGAATTGTGCCTCCGACGGGCGGAGAAGGCCGCGTGGCCGGCGCCGACATGCGGACGGCGAGCGGTGCGATCAAGGAACGCATCGGCTACATGTCCCAAGCCTTTTCCCTCTATCTCGACCTGACCGTGATCGAGAACATCCGACTGTTTGCCGATATCTACGGGTTGCCTCGTCGACAGGCGCGGCAACGCATGGAGTGGATCGTCGAGATGGCCGGCCTCGGCGGCTATGAGCATGATCGGACGGGGCGCCTGCCCATGGGCGTGCGGCAACGGCTCGCGTTGGGTTGCGCACTCGTCCATAGTCCACGGGTGCTATTTCTCGATGAGCCGACGTCCGGCGTGGACCCCATTGGGCGTCGGCGGTTCTGGGAATTGCTGTCGCGGTTGGCCCGTGAGGAGGGCGTCGCTATCCTCATCACCACGCACTATCTCAACGAAGCAGAACACTGTGACAGGTTGGCCCTCATGTATGCCGGGGGTATCGTGGCCGAGGGAACGCCGGCGGACCTCAAATCGCAGATTGAACGAGAAGCCGGCCAATTGCTGGAGATCGCCGTGGACAAGCCGGGAGCTGCACTCGCGCAGGTGGCGGCGGCCGGGTTCAGCGGCGCCGCGCTCTTCGGTACCAAGATTCACGTGCTCTCACGCGATCCCTCCCGTGACGAGGCGCGTCTCCGGGAGGTCTTGGCCCGCGTCGGCATGACCGTTGCGGCGGTGCGCCCGCGGATGCTCAGCTTGGAAGATGTGTTTGTGTCACGAGTCATGGCGCTTGAACGGGCGGCGCACAAGGAGGGGGCCCCCTGA
- a CDS encoding efflux RND transporter periplasmic adaptor subunit, with amino-acid sequence MTTRTSTMAAAVLALVLIAGYVILDRLVWHHGLPEGLIQANGRIEGDHVTVASKFPGRVVDLAAREGAEVVKGSVLIRLDDAQTKAKVDQAARLVDSLMAQVEAAHTSLAVLNLEVPLSIEAAAAKVESARAVIRKARAVEYEARRDAERIRALLPEQAVSQQLVDQAEARWKIAVTEIAVAQAAFDQAGKELAQAELGRERIRSKEAEVAALERQRDQADATLAEARSVLDDLTIVAPTNGTVTTRMVDVGEVVATGAPLLELVDLDRLYLQVYVPELQIGKVRLDLPARIHTDAFPDEPFDATVRYIASKAEFTPKEVQTPDERVKLIYAVRLYLTANPHHRLTPGLPADAMIRWKDDVAWSKPR; translated from the coding sequence ATGACCACCCGTACCTCCACGATGGCGGCCGCCGTCCTCGCCTTGGTGTTGATCGCCGGATACGTCATCCTCGATCGACTGGTGTGGCACCACGGGCTACCGGAGGGGCTGATTCAGGCCAATGGCCGGATCGAGGGCGACCATGTCACGGTGGCCAGCAAGTTCCCGGGGCGTGTCGTGGACCTGGCGGCGCGTGAAGGGGCTGAGGTCGTCAAAGGCAGCGTCCTGATTCGATTGGACGATGCCCAGACGAAAGCGAAAGTCGACCAAGCCGCACGGCTGGTCGATAGTTTGATGGCGCAGGTCGAGGCGGCACATACGTCCCTCGCGGTCTTGAACCTTGAAGTGCCCCTGAGCATCGAAGCGGCCGCTGCCAAAGTTGAAAGTGCGCGCGCAGTCATTCGAAAGGCCCGCGCCGTCGAATACGAAGCTCGTCGGGATGCCGAGCGCATCCGAGCCCTGCTTCCCGAGCAGGCCGTGTCACAACAGCTGGTCGATCAGGCTGAGGCGCGTTGGAAGATCGCCGTCACGGAGATCGCGGTGGCGCAAGCCGCTTTCGACCAAGCCGGCAAGGAACTCGCACAGGCTGAATTGGGGCGGGAGCGCATCCGATCAAAGGAAGCGGAGGTGGCGGCGCTCGAACGGCAGCGTGATCAAGCGGATGCGACGCTTGCTGAGGCTCGCAGCGTGCTCGACGATCTGACGATCGTGGCCCCGACGAACGGGACGGTGACCACGCGCATGGTGGACGTCGGAGAAGTCGTGGCGACCGGCGCGCCCCTGCTCGAGTTGGTGGACCTTGACCGCCTCTATCTGCAGGTCTATGTCCCGGAACTGCAGATCGGCAAAGTCCGACTCGATTTGCCGGCCCGCATTCACACGGACGCGTTTCCCGACGAACCCTTCGACGCCACCGTCCGATACATCGCCTCAAAAGCGGAATTCACACCAAAAGAAGTTCAAACCCCGGATGAACGGGTCAAGTTGATCTATGCCGTCCGCCTCTATCTCACGGCGAATCCACATCATCGGCTGACGCCGGGCCTTCCAGCAGACGCGATGATCCGTTGGAAGGACGACGTCGCCTGGTCGAAGCCTCGATGA
- a CDS encoding Spy/CpxP family protein refolding chaperone, with protein sequence MRMQSTVRVAIGALVLAGALVGAGCHRHHTPAERADWMTSKIAKHLDLDDQQKAKLMAVRDEMVAARAESQPEHKAIMEEVLAQVQSDRLDQAKLMQLMDRHQAEQKRVMQRVLPKVTDWHATLRPEQKAEAVEHIRKWMDRYGDH encoded by the coding sequence ATGAGGATGCAGAGCACGGTTCGGGTCGCGATCGGGGCGCTGGTTCTGGCGGGGGCGTTGGTCGGCGCCGGGTGCCATCGCCACCATACGCCGGCGGAGCGCGCGGATTGGATGACGAGCAAGATCGCCAAACATCTGGATCTCGACGATCAGCAAAAGGCGAAGCTGATGGCCGTGAGAGACGAAATGGTGGCGGCTCGTGCCGAGTCGCAGCCGGAGCACAAGGCGATCATGGAGGAAGTCCTAGCCCAGGTGCAAAGCGACCGGCTGGACCAAGCCAAGCTGATGCAATTGATGGATCGGCATCAGGCCGAACAGAAGCGCGTGATGCAGCGGGTGTTGCCCAAGGTGACGGATTGGCATGCGACGCTTCGACCGGAACAGAAAGCGGAAGCCGTGGAACATATCCGCAAGTGGATGGACCGGTATGGAGATCACTGA
- a CDS encoding sigma 54-interacting transcriptional regulator, which translates to MKDTPPSQPAQSDIAQYRALLEVIEGIANHSELSALAQDLAHRLPRVVPVNFVGLSLYDPERKVMRLHVLQANVPADIVGGHENHPNDTPAGLVWQTQQPLVLSDLSTEPRWPDVIGLMREDGVRSCCLVPLTSASRRLGSLIFSSLEQNAYGLADLELMQQVGRQVAVAVENVLNREAAESSRHDVERQRDRFSLLLRMTNTIASTLDLREVFKAVSVYLREMVPQEYASVILYDSQTDRVRLHALDFPDNHGALTEGNSSDAHDSPAGLALQTKRPVVIPDRHGMQAFSHPVTRLLVEKGFQSNCSLPLLSRDRVIGCLNLASHQEDAFGEQDVEFLSQVAGQIALAVDNAVAYQEIRTLKDRLTEEKLYLEEEIRVEHGFDDIIGDSRTLKQVLGQVEIVAPTDATVLILGETGTGKELIARAIHRLSARQARTFVKLNCAAIPTGLLESELFGHERGAFTGAIAQKIGRFELAHGGTIFLDEVGEIPLELQSKLLRVLQEQEFERLGSTRTVHVDIRLIAATNRDLATLVDEQRFRSDLYYRLNVFPLNVPPLRERREDIPMLVRYFAQHYATRMKKTIESIPAPTLDALSRYHWPGNIRELENLVERAVILTQGTQLHVPLQELKVVEPERPAEALTLHDAEREQILRVLRETKWTIGGPHGAAARLGLKRTTLTSKIKKLGLSRPIE; encoded by the coding sequence ATGAAGGATACGCCACCCAGCCAACCGGCTCAGTCGGACATTGCGCAATACCGCGCGCTCCTGGAAGTCATCGAGGGCATTGCGAACCATTCGGAGTTGTCGGCATTGGCGCAGGATCTTGCGCACCGTTTGCCGCGGGTCGTCCCGGTGAACTTCGTGGGGCTGTCTCTCTACGATCCGGAACGCAAGGTCATGCGATTGCATGTGCTGCAGGCCAATGTCCCGGCTGATATCGTGGGCGGCCATGAAAATCATCCGAACGACACGCCGGCGGGACTCGTGTGGCAGACTCAGCAGCCGCTGGTCTTGAGCGATCTCTCCACGGAACCTCGCTGGCCGGATGTGATCGGCTTGATGCGGGAAGACGGCGTGCGGTCGTGCTGTCTGGTGCCTCTCACCTCCGCGTCCCGGCGATTGGGCTCGTTGATTTTTTCGAGCCTGGAACAGAATGCCTACGGCCTCGCGGATCTGGAATTGATGCAGCAGGTCGGACGTCAAGTGGCCGTGGCGGTGGAGAATGTGTTGAACCGCGAGGCGGCAGAATCCTCCCGTCATGATGTCGAGCGGCAACGGGATCGTTTCAGCCTGTTGCTGCGCATGACGAATACCATCGCGTCGACGCTGGATCTGCGTGAAGTGTTCAAAGCGGTCAGTGTCTATCTGCGCGAGATGGTCCCGCAGGAATATGCCAGTGTGATTCTCTACGACAGCCAGACCGATCGTGTCCGCCTCCACGCGCTCGATTTTCCCGACAATCACGGCGCTCTCACGGAGGGAAACAGCTCCGACGCGCACGATTCCCCGGCCGGACTTGCCCTGCAAACGAAACGGCCGGTGGTGATTCCGGATCGGCACGGCATGCAGGCATTTTCGCATCCCGTGACGAGACTGTTGGTCGAGAAGGGATTTCAATCGAACTGTTCCTTACCCCTGTTGTCGCGCGACCGCGTGATTGGCTGCCTGAATCTGGCGAGTCATCAGGAGGACGCCTTCGGCGAACAGGATGTGGAGTTTTTAAGCCAGGTGGCCGGGCAGATCGCGCTCGCGGTGGACAATGCCGTGGCGTATCAGGAGATCCGCACGCTGAAGGATCGGTTGACCGAGGAGAAGTTGTACCTGGAAGAAGAAATCCGTGTGGAACATGGCTTCGACGACATCATCGGCGACAGCCGGACGTTGAAGCAGGTGTTGGGACAAGTGGAAATCGTCGCGCCGACCGATGCCACGGTACTGATTTTAGGCGAAACCGGCACGGGCAAAGAGCTCATCGCCAGGGCCATCCATCGCCTGAGTGCGCGCCAGGCACGCACCTTCGTCAAGCTCAATTGCGCCGCGATTCCTACCGGGCTGCTGGAAAGTGAGTTGTTCGGTCATGAACGAGGCGCGTTCACCGGAGCTATCGCGCAGAAGATCGGCCGGTTCGAATTGGCTCATGGCGGGACGATCTTTTTGGACGAGGTGGGGGAAATTCCGCTGGAACTGCAGTCCAAACTGCTCCGTGTGCTGCAGGAACAGGAATTTGAACGGCTCGGGAGCACACGCACCGTGCACGTGGACATTCGTCTGATCGCCGCCACCAATCGCGATCTGGCGACGCTGGTGGACGAACAGCGCTTCCGCAGCGACCTCTATTACCGGCTGAACGTGTTTCCGCTGAATGTGCCACCACTCCGCGAGCGTCGAGAAGACATTCCCATGCTCGTGCGGTATTTTGCCCAGCACTATGCCACGCGTATGAAGAAAACCATCGAATCGATTCCGGCTCCGACCCTGGATGCCCTGTCCCGCTATCATTGGCCCGGCAACATCCGGGAATTGGAGAATCTGGTCGAACGGGCCGTCATCCTCACCCAGGGGACGCAGTTGCACGTGCCCCTCCAGGAACTGAAGGTAGTTGAGCCGGAGCGTCCGGCTGAAGCCCTCACCCTGCATGATGCGGAACGTGAGCAGATCCTGCGGGTTCTGCGAGAGACCAAGTGGACAATCGGAGGTCCACATGGTGCGGCGGCTCGCCTGGGCCTGAAGCGCACGACCCTCACCTCGAAAATCAAGAAGCTCGGTCTCTCTCGCCCAATAGAATAA
- a CDS encoding ROK family protein codes for MGKDRRILPGRLKVLVIDVGGTNVKVLGTGQSEPRKIPSGPAMTASNMVVAVKRAVADWAYDVVSIGYPGPVWDGRPAAEPKNLGGGWVTYDFQRNFGKPVRIINDAAMQALGSYEGGRMLFLGLGTGLGSALVIDGVLAPMELAHLPYSKGRTYEHYVGLQGLTRCGKKRWRSQVAEVTQALRRALQVEYVVLGGGNAKKLKDLPEGARLGDNSKAFLGGFRLWEERVPRVVQNSGEQSRNKTRT; via the coding sequence ATGGGAAAAGACAGGCGAATCTTACCCGGTCGTCTCAAGGTGCTCGTGATCGACGTGGGCGGCACCAATGTGAAAGTGCTGGGAACCGGTCAATCGGAACCTCGTAAGATCCCTTCCGGTCCGGCCATGACGGCGAGCAACATGGTCGTGGCCGTGAAGCGCGCCGTGGCCGACTGGGCCTATGACGTGGTATCGATCGGGTATCCCGGGCCGGTATGGGACGGGCGCCCGGCGGCCGAACCCAAGAACCTCGGCGGCGGCTGGGTGACGTATGATTTTCAGCGAAATTTCGGCAAACCGGTCCGGATCATCAATGACGCCGCCATGCAGGCCCTCGGCAGTTACGAAGGCGGCCGGATGTTGTTCCTCGGTCTCGGCACCGGGTTGGGCTCAGCCTTGGTGATCGACGGGGTGCTCGCGCCCATGGAGTTGGCGCACCTCCCCTACAGCAAAGGCCGAACCTACGAGCACTATGTGGGGCTGCAGGGACTCACACGCTGCGGCAAGAAACGGTGGCGGAGCCAGGTGGCGGAAGTGACGCAAGCCCTTCGTCGCGCGCTGCAAGTGGAGTATGTCGTACTGGGGGGCGGTAATGCGAAAAAGCTGAAGGACCTTCCGGAAGGGGCGCGGCTCGGCGACAACAGCAAGGCCTTTCTCGGCGGCTTTCGCCTGTGGGAAGAGCGGGTGCCACGTGTCGTCCAGAACTCCGGCGAACAAAGTCGAAACAAGACGCGGACCTAG
- a CDS encoding MBL fold metallo-hydrolase, with protein sequence MHGYRWVFLVLAIGSLLVQGLEVSAQQSRPDDDITKLADDVYLYRHQFHQAIFITTPQGVIVTDPISAEAATWLKAEIKKLTDQPVRYVLYSHHHNDHISGGSVFADQARFVSHAAARAKILQAADPNTPVPDLTFTDRMSIDLGGKHVELIYTGKNHSDNSLVVLLPQHRLLFAVDFIPVETVAYRALPDGYPDDWIESLKVVEQLDFDVLVPGHGKVGRKEHVGQFRKYLEDLRAAVREQVQKGATVEEAKRNVRLPKYEQWQQYAQWLPENVEGMYRYLSQARP encoded by the coding sequence ATGCATGGATATCGGTGGGTGTTCTTGGTGCTCGCGATTGGAAGCCTGCTGGTTCAAGGATTGGAGGTGTCAGCGCAACAGTCCCGGCCGGACGACGACATCACCAAGCTGGCCGATGACGTCTATCTGTACCGGCATCAATTCCATCAAGCCATTTTTATCACGACTCCCCAAGGTGTGATTGTCACCGACCCGATCAGTGCGGAAGCGGCGACCTGGCTGAAGGCCGAGATCAAGAAGCTCACGGATCAACCGGTGCGCTACGTGCTCTACAGCCACCACCACAACGACCACATCAGCGGCGGCAGTGTCTTCGCAGACCAGGCGCGCTTCGTCAGCCATGCGGCAGCCAGGGCGAAAATTCTTCAGGCGGCGGATCCGAACACCCCCGTCCCGGATCTCACCTTCACCGACCGGATGTCCATTGACCTCGGTGGAAAACATGTCGAACTGATCTACACCGGAAAGAATCACTCGGATAACAGTCTGGTGGTGCTCCTGCCGCAGCACAGGCTCCTGTTCGCGGTGGACTTCATTCCGGTAGAAACCGTCGCCTACCGCGCGCTGCCGGACGGCTATCCGGACGATTGGATCGAGTCTCTCAAAGTTGTCGAACAATTGGACTTCGACGTATTGGTTCCCGGCCACGGCAAGGTCGGCAGGAAAGAGCACGTCGGTCAATTTCGCAAGTACCTGGAAGATCTCAGGGCCGCCGTGCGCGAACAGGTGCAGAAGGGTGCGACGGTCGAAGAGGCCAAACGGAACGTTCGGCTGCCCAAGTACGAACAGTGGCAACAGTATGCTCAATGGCTTCCTGAGAATGTGGAGGGCATGTATCGATACCTTTCTCAGGCACGGCCGTAA
- a CDS encoding FAD-dependent oxidoreductase, with protein MSQAPKAYTVKLSRRQTVAEGTMAFYFDKPTGFAFTPGQFVDVTLPHLPDSDTGGNTRALSIASAPQEPTIMVATRLRETAFKRELQRMPLGTTVQLEGPFGRLALHTDQTRPTVFLSGGIGITPFRSMLVYAAIEGLPQRMLLFYSNRRPEDAPFLEELQALQQQNSRYTFVGTMTEPQKSARPWKGATGFIDNALLSKYLTDADSPVYYVVGPPGMVTALRAMLKAAKVEDRDIRTEQFSGY; from the coding sequence ATGAGCCAGGCGCCAAAGGCCTATACCGTGAAACTCAGCAGGCGCCAGACGGTTGCCGAGGGCACGATGGCGTTCTACTTCGACAAGCCAACGGGGTTTGCGTTCACGCCTGGTCAGTTTGTGGACGTGACCCTGCCCCATCTGCCCGACTCGGATACAGGCGGCAATACGAGGGCGTTATCCATTGCGAGTGCGCCGCAAGAGCCGACCATCATGGTCGCGACGCGTCTGCGCGAGACGGCGTTTAAACGGGAACTGCAGCGCATGCCGCTGGGCACTACCGTTCAACTCGAAGGGCCATTCGGCCGTCTTGCCTTGCATACAGACCAAACTAGGCCCACCGTGTTTCTCTCCGGCGGAATAGGAATCACACCGTTCCGCAGTATGCTGGTGTATGCAGCGATCGAGGGTCTACCCCAACGCATGCTGTTGTTCTATTCGAATCGACGACCGGAAGATGCGCCGTTTCTGGAGGAACTGCAGGCCTTGCAGCAGCAGAATTCGCGGTATACGTTTGTGGGCACGATGACTGAGCCGCAGAAATCGGCTCGACCCTGGAAGGGCGCAACAGGATTCATCGACAACGCTCTGCTCTCCAAGTACCTGACCGATGCCGATTCGCCGGTGTACTACGTGGTCGGACCCCCGGGTATGGTGACCGCGTTGCGGGCGATGCTGAAAGCCGCGAAGGTCGAGGATCGTGACATTCGCACCGAACAATTTTCGGGCTACTGA
- a CDS encoding CDGSH iron-sulfur domain-containing protein: MEEPVIAAKQPAVLELEAGTYYWCRCGRSKKQPFCDGSHKGTSFTPMEFTTTEKKTVALCQCKHTKNPPFCDGTHKSL, encoded by the coding sequence ATGGAAGAACCAGTCATTGCAGCGAAGCAGCCGGCCGTGTTGGAGTTGGAAGCCGGGACGTACTATTGGTGCCGGTGCGGACGCTCGAAGAAGCAACCGTTTTGTGATGGGTCTCACAAGGGCACCAGTTTCACGCCTATGGAGTTCACGACAACTGAAAAGAAAACTGTGGCCTTGTGCCAGTGTAAGCACACCAAGAACCCGCCGTTCTGCGATGGGACGCATAAGTCGCTCTAA
- a CDS encoding VOC family protein, whose amino-acid sequence MKAHYLGHVVFYVKDLQRSLGFYRDLLGFQEVGRIFNGAAAALTSGRTHHELLLIQVGDAPGPPQGRRRGLYHIGIKVGDSLDELRSAKQELERSGVVIDGMSDHTVSQSLYLRDPDGNEVEVYVDADEATWKNDPAAVVSPIKPLHL is encoded by the coding sequence ATGAAGGCGCATTATTTGGGTCATGTGGTGTTCTACGTCAAAGATCTGCAGCGGTCACTGGGGTTTTATCGCGATCTCTTAGGCTTCCAAGAGGTCGGTCGAATTTTTAACGGCGCCGCCGCGGCACTCACCTCCGGTCGCACGCACCATGAGCTGCTGCTGATTCAAGTGGGTGATGCGCCGGGTCCACCGCAGGGACGGCGACGAGGGTTGTACCATATCGGCATTAAAGTGGGAGATAGCCTGGATGAACTCCGGTCGGCCAAGCAGGAGTTGGAACGGTCAGGCGTCGTCATCGACGGCATGAGCGACCATACTGTGAGCCAAAGCCTCTACCTTCGCGATCCGGACGGCAACGAAGTCGAGGTCTATGTGGATGCCGATGAAGCGACGTGGAAGAACGACCCTGCGGCGGTGGTGTCACCAATCAAGCCGCTACACCTGTAA
- a CDS encoding SDR family oxidoreductase: MPIVAGAGARVITADRNPPSTRIAGETAMTADVTDGADVRRLVNEVIRTQGRIDVLINLVGGFAMGRLQDTDEALWQRMLTMNVTAAFLLSKAVLPHMMERGTGRILHIAAWAAVDPFPGAAAYIVAKSSLLALIRVLALELKGSGVTVNGVLPTTIDTPANRASMPAVDPSTWAKPESIAETLLFLASDGAGQINGAAVPIGTHGGMKAVGKR, from the coding sequence GTGCCGATTGTGGCGGGGGCAGGTGCGCGAGTCATCACGGCAGATCGCAATCCGCCGTCGACGCGGATTGCGGGAGAGACCGCGATGACGGCCGATGTCACCGATGGAGCGGACGTTCGGCGCCTGGTGAACGAGGTGATCCGAACGCAGGGCCGCATCGACGTGCTGATCAACCTGGTCGGCGGCTTCGCCATGGGACGCCTACAGGACACCGATGAAGCCCTGTGGCAACGGATGTTGACGATGAATGTGACAGCGGCCTTCCTGCTCTCGAAGGCCGTGCTGCCCCATATGATGGAACGGGGGACCGGCCGTATCCTGCATATCGCAGCGTGGGCGGCGGTCGACCCCTTTCCAGGAGCCGCTGCCTACATCGTGGCCAAATCCAGCCTGCTCGCCTTGATTCGCGTGCTGGCGCTCGAGTTGAAAGGTTCCGGAGTGACGGTCAACGGGGTGCTGCCCACCACGATCGATACGCCGGCCAACCGGGCGAGCATGCCGGCGGTCGATCCCTCCACCTGGGCCAAACCGGAATCCATCGCCGAGACGCTGCTCTTTTTGGCCTCTGATGGGGCCGGCCAGATCAACGGGGCCGCAGTTCCGATCGGGACTCACGGCGGTATGAAGGCCGTGGGCAAGCGATAA
- a CDS encoding CBS domain-containing protein: MTMQGIPAGGFKNIGQIVGTNEVRFHAEQSGLAVAVELLSSHVSGAPVVDGNGLFVGFISEFDLLGAIESGQDLNRVTASQIMNKNHFVVEASTTIADAITLMKEKHLLILPVVKQGKVLYSVTRHDLLRARIGLGLDIES; encoded by the coding sequence ATGACGATGCAGGGTATACCGGCCGGCGGATTCAAGAATATCGGACAAATCGTGGGAACCAACGAAGTTCGCTTTCATGCCGAGCAAAGCGGCTTGGCAGTCGCCGTCGAGCTGCTGTCGTCTCATGTTTCCGGCGCGCCGGTTGTCGACGGCAACGGTCTGTTCGTTGGATTCATCAGCGAGTTTGATCTGTTGGGGGCGATCGAATCCGGACAGGATTTGAACAGGGTGACCGCCAGTCAAATCATGAACAAAAATCACTTCGTGGTCGAGGCTTCGACGACCATCGCCGACGCCATCACCCTCATGAAGGAGAAGCACCTGTTGATTTTGCCGGTCGTGAAACAAGGCAAAGTGCTCTATTCGGTGACGCGCCATGATCTTCTGAGGGCCCGTATAGGACTGGGATTGGATATTGAATCGTAA
- a CDS encoding DUF2630 family protein encodes MNDQAKDQSVLDHIQHLVTEEHRLYERGALDNANRDRLSKIQVELDQCWDLLRQRRALRETGQDPGEAQVRPPEVVEKYEQ; translated from the coding sequence ATGAATGACCAAGCGAAAGATCAGTCGGTGCTGGATCACATTCAGCACCTCGTGACAGAAGAACATCGACTCTACGAACGCGGCGCTCTGGACAATGCGAATCGCGACCGTTTATCCAAAATTCAGGTTGAGCTTGATCAGTGTTGGGACCTGTTGCGTCAGCGTCGAGCACTTCGTGAAACGGGGCAGGATCCAGGCGAGGCACAAGTCCGTCCGCCCGAGGTGGTCGAGAAATACGAGCAATAG